Proteins encoded together in one Mus pahari chromosome 9, PAHARI_EIJ_v1.1, whole genome shotgun sequence window:
- the LOC110326962 gene encoding olfactory receptor 1I1 yields MAPENQTTVLEFHLMGLSEDPDLQPILFGLFLSMYLVTVFGNLLIILAIISDSHLHTPMYFFLCNLSLVDIFFCSTTVPKMLVNIQTQSRAISFTGCLVQMYAFHLFGTIDSFLLAVMAIDRLVAIAYPLRYSVLMSPHVCALLVGATWVITNLQSLVHTCLMARLTFCARSEIPHFFCDLMPLLKLSCSDTHTNELVIFAFGIVMGLSPLSCILVSYICIFRAVFQIPSAQGKWKAFSTCGSHLTVVSLFYGTIFTGYLLPASPSSSHKDKAAALMFGVVIPTLNPFIYSLRNKDMKAALRKLGSKAVSFQS; encoded by the coding sequence ATGgcaccagaaaaccaaacaacagtCTTGGAATTCCATCTCATGGGACTCTCAGAGGATCCAGACTTACAGCCCATCCTCTTTGGACTGTTCCTGTCCATGTATCTGGTCACTGTCTTTGGAAACCTGCTCATCATCCTAGCCATCATATCAGACTctcacctgcacacacccatgtacttcttcctctgcAACCTGTCCCTGGTTGACATCTTTTTTTGCTCCACTACTGTCCCCAAGATGCTAGTGAACATCCAGACCCAGAGCAGAGCTATCTCTTTCACAGGCTGTCTTGTCCAAATGTATGCCTTTCACCTCTTTGGGACTATAGACAGCTTCCTCCTGGCAGTGATGGCCATTGACCGGCTGGTGGCCATTGCCTACCCACTCCGCTACTCAGTGCTCATGAGTCCACATGTCTGTGCACTATTGGTGGGTGCGACATGGGTTATTACTAATCTCCAGTCCTTGGTACATACTTGTCTCATGGCCCGATTAACCTTCTGTGCAAGATCAGAAATCCCTCACTTCTTCTGTGACCTTATGCCCCTCCTGAAACTCTCCTGCTCAGATACACACACCAATGAGCTGGTGATCTTTGCTTTTGGCATTGTCATGGGCCTCAGCCCACTGTCCTGCATCCTTGTCTCCTACATCTGCATTTTCAGGGCGGTTTTCCAGATCCCTTCTGCTCAGGGCAAGTGGAAAGCCTTCTCTACTTGCGGCTCACACCTCACTGTGGTGTCACTGTTCTACGGGACCATCTTTACTGGATACTTACTGCCAGcatcccccagctcctcccataaAGACAAGGCAGCTGCGTTAATGTTTGGGGTGGTAATCCCTACACTGAACCCCTTTATCTACAGCCTAAGGAACAAGGACATGAAGGCAGCCCTGAGGAAGCTTGGCAGCAAAGCAGTCTCATTCCAGTCCTAG